In the Leifsonia sp. 466MF genome, one interval contains:
- the pdxR gene encoding MocR-like pyridoxine biosynthesis transcription factor PdxR, which translates to MSIDSDQAIRRGSEGILDLHVAIGDRGDRADRIYRQLRDAVVDGRLRRGERLPATRELAERLQVSRSTVSTAYERLTAEGYLAARVGAGTFVAYTGAPPRGRGGTERRPAAVDTRRGAAHPNATWADLDDPLWTEPRPIAYDFSVGAPDPVLFPLETWRHYVTAELRGGFARSTLYADPAGVDRLREGIARHLGLARSVDAAPDDVLVTNGAQQAFDLLARVLLTPGDTVLVEDPGYPPVRQLFETTGARVLPVPVDEFGLRVDLLPPARLLYVTPSHQFPLGGVLPLERRVALLEWAARNDAVVIEDDYDSEYRFGARPLDPLQRLDADGRVVYVGTFSKTMAPSLRLGFVVAPPSLLPALRHAKRLSDWHNDVVTQRAMARFIDSGGFARHVRSATRVYEQRHDALVRAAGELLPDFRLVPSVAGLHLALLADGADGDIDGRRVAERAAVAGVAVQPVSRFRLGDGPDGLLLGFGGIPVEQIPDGLRTLAQAVERVRASAPSEAMP; encoded by the coding sequence ATTTCGATCGATTCCGATCAGGCCATTCGTCGAGGCTCGGAGGGCATCCTGGACCTGCATGTCGCCATCGGCGATCGAGGCGACCGCGCCGACCGCATCTACCGCCAGCTGCGCGACGCCGTGGTGGATGGGCGGCTGCGCCGGGGTGAGCGGCTGCCGGCGACGCGCGAGCTCGCCGAGCGGCTGCAGGTCTCGCGCTCGACCGTCTCGACGGCGTACGAGCGGCTGACGGCGGAGGGCTATCTCGCCGCGCGGGTCGGCGCGGGCACATTCGTCGCCTACACCGGCGCGCCACCGAGGGGACGGGGAGGCACAGAACGGCGTCCCGCCGCCGTGGACACCCGACGCGGCGCCGCGCATCCGAACGCGACCTGGGCAGATCTCGACGACCCGCTGTGGACCGAGCCGCGCCCGATCGCCTACGACTTCAGCGTCGGCGCGCCCGATCCCGTTCTCTTCCCTCTGGAGACCTGGCGACACTACGTCACGGCAGAGCTCCGCGGCGGCTTCGCCCGCTCGACCCTGTACGCCGACCCGGCCGGAGTCGACCGGCTGCGCGAGGGGATCGCGCGACACCTCGGCCTCGCGCGCTCGGTGGACGCCGCCCCCGACGACGTGCTGGTGACCAACGGCGCCCAGCAGGCGTTCGACCTGCTCGCCCGCGTGCTGCTGACCCCGGGCGACACCGTCCTCGTCGAGGACCCCGGCTACCCGCCCGTCCGGCAGCTGTTCGAGACGACCGGCGCCCGGGTGCTTCCGGTCCCGGTGGACGAGTTCGGCCTCCGCGTCGACCTTCTGCCCCCGGCGCGGCTGCTGTACGTGACGCCGTCGCATCAATTCCCGCTCGGCGGGGTGCTTCCGCTCGAACGGCGGGTCGCCCTGCTGGAGTGGGCCGCGCGCAACGACGCGGTCGTCATCGAGGACGACTACGACAGCGAGTACCGGTTCGGCGCGCGGCCGCTCGACCCGCTCCAGCGACTGGATGCCGACGGCCGGGTCGTCTACGTCGGCACGTTCTCGAAGACGATGGCCCCGTCACTCCGGCTGGGGTTCGTGGTCGCGCCGCCGAGCCTCCTGCCCGCTCTGCGGCACGCCAAGCGGCTGAGCGACTGGCACAACGACGTCGTCACGCAGCGGGCCATGGCGCGCTTCATCGACTCCGGCGGTTTCGCGCGGCACGTGCGGTCGGCGACCCGCGTCTACGAGCAGCGGCACGACGCGCTCGTCCGCGCGGCGGGGGAGCTGCTGCCGGACTTCCGGTTGGTGCCGTCGGTCGCCGGGCTGCACCTCGCGCTGCTCGCCGACGGGGCCGACGGCGACATCGATGGACGCCGGGTCGCCGAGCGGGCCGCGGTGGCCGGCGTGGCCGTGCAGCCGGTCTCCCGGTTCCGGCTCGGCGATGGACCGGACGGCCTCCTGCTCGGCTTCGGCGGCATCCCGGTGGAGCAGATCCCGGACGGCCTACGTACGCTCGCGCAGGCCGTCGAGCGCGTGCGGGCGTCGGCGCCGAGCGAAGCAATGCCATGA
- a CDS encoding carboxymuconolactone decarboxylase family protein, translated as MTERIQLPTIVPEGYRKVINLDGYVGGKVEEPLGDLIKLRASQINGCTYCVDMHSVDLQGRGVPLRKVFAVSAWRESPWFTNRERVALELTEAVTLIHEDGVPDELYQRALNEFGEEGLANVLLAIATINIWNRIAIPTRMQPPAL; from the coding sequence ATGACAGAACGCATCCAACTCCCCACCATCGTGCCCGAGGGCTACCGGAAGGTCATCAACCTCGACGGCTATGTCGGCGGCAAGGTCGAGGAGCCGCTCGGCGACCTCATCAAACTGCGCGCCTCGCAGATCAACGGCTGCACCTACTGCGTCGACATGCACTCGGTCGACCTGCAGGGACGCGGCGTGCCGCTCCGCAAGGTCTTCGCCGTCTCCGCCTGGCGCGAGTCGCCGTGGTTCACGAACCGCGAGCGCGTCGCGCTGGAGCTGACCGAGGCCGTGACGCTCATCCACGAGGACGGCGTGCCGGACGAGCTGTACCAGCGGGCGCTCAACGAGTTCGGCGAGGAAGGCCTGGCGAACGTGCTGCTGGCCATCGCGACCATCAACATCTGGAACCGCATCGCCATCCCGACCCGGATGCAGCCGCCCGCGCTGTAG
- a CDS encoding FKBP-type peptidyl-prolyl cis-trans isomerase has protein sequence MAENTNQKPEVDAPEGPAPETLEIVDIVEGTGPEATPGAKVDVHYLGVEYETGEEFDSSWSRGQSINFPLNNLIKGWQEGIPGMKVGGRRKLTVPPALAYGPAGGGHPLSGKTLIFVIDLLGVS, from the coding sequence ATGGCAGAGAACACCAACCAGAAGCCGGAAGTCGACGCCCCCGAGGGACCGGCTCCCGAGACCCTCGAGATCGTCGACATCGTCGAGGGCACCGGCCCCGAGGCCACCCCCGGCGCGAAGGTCGACGTGCACTACCTCGGCGTCGAGTACGAGACCGGCGAGGAGTTCGACTCCTCCTGGAGCCGCGGTCAGTCGATCAACTTCCCGCTGAACAACCTCATCAAGGGCTGGCAGGAGGGCATCCCCGGCATGAAGGTCGGCGGTCGCCGCAAGCTCACCGTCCCGCCGGCGCTCGCCTACGGCCCGGCCGGCGGCGGTCACCCGCTGTCGGGCAAGACCCTGATCTTCGTGATCGACCTGCTCGGCGTCAGCTGA
- a CDS encoding FAD-binding oxidoreductase, translating into MDVLDWLAAALGEEAADAGVLTTDPALLDAARTDRSGWVAEGRPLAIVTARSVAHVQATLRAASEFRVPVVPRGAGTGLAGGANGTDGSIVLDVSAMNRIVEISADDQLAVIEPGVVNSDLNAALEPYGLFFAPDPASKAISTVGGNIATNAGGLLCAKYGVTREAVLGLEVVLADGRLLRTGHRTVKGVTGYDLTALFVGSEGTLGVIVGATVRVQPIPPGEPVTLGALFPDVTAAAQASARITAARLRPAVMELLDAPALERISAYLGPETIEDAFGATGGAAYLLVQFDGATGAEDAAAAGGLLTETGGTVRVAADADEGERLLALRRAFHPALASSGEVLIEDVAVPRSRMPEMFAAIERISERYGIPIPTVAHAGDGNLHPNFVYTGDTVPDAVWDAANDLFRTAIALGGTLTGEHGVGVLKRRWLADEVGPDSYELQVKLKSVFDPLGILNPGKVFGGA; encoded by the coding sequence ATGGACGTACTCGACTGGCTCGCGGCCGCGCTCGGCGAGGAGGCCGCCGACGCCGGCGTGCTGACGACCGACCCCGCACTCCTGGACGCCGCCCGCACCGACCGCTCGGGATGGGTGGCCGAGGGCCGCCCGCTCGCGATCGTGACCGCGCGATCGGTGGCGCACGTGCAGGCGACGCTGCGGGCGGCGAGCGAGTTCCGCGTCCCGGTCGTGCCGCGGGGTGCGGGCACCGGCCTGGCGGGCGGCGCGAACGGCACCGACGGATCCATCGTTCTCGACGTCTCCGCGATGAACCGCATCGTCGAGATCTCGGCCGACGACCAGCTCGCCGTCATCGAGCCCGGCGTCGTCAACAGCGACCTCAACGCGGCGCTGGAGCCGTACGGCCTGTTCTTCGCGCCCGACCCGGCGAGCAAGGCGATCTCCACCGTCGGAGGGAACATCGCGACCAACGCCGGCGGGCTGCTGTGCGCGAAGTACGGCGTTACGCGCGAGGCCGTCCTGGGGCTGGAGGTGGTGCTCGCGGATGGACGCCTCCTGCGCACCGGGCACCGCACCGTGAAGGGCGTCACCGGCTACGACCTGACCGCCCTGTTCGTGGGCTCGGAAGGGACGCTGGGCGTCATCGTGGGCGCCACCGTCCGTGTTCAGCCGATCCCGCCCGGGGAACCGGTCACCCTCGGCGCGCTCTTCCCGGATGTGACCGCGGCGGCGCAGGCCTCCGCCCGCATCACGGCGGCTCGACTGCGCCCGGCCGTGATGGAGCTGCTCGACGCGCCGGCGCTCGAACGCATCTCCGCCTACCTCGGCCCGGAGACCATCGAGGACGCATTCGGTGCGACCGGCGGAGCGGCCTACCTGCTCGTCCAGTTCGACGGCGCGACGGGGGCGGAGGACGCGGCCGCCGCCGGTGGGCTGCTGACCGAGACCGGCGGGACCGTCCGGGTCGCCGCGGATGCGGACGAGGGGGAGCGCCTGCTCGCGCTGCGCCGCGCGTTCCACCCGGCGCTGGCCTCCTCCGGTGAGGTGCTCATCGAGGACGTCGCGGTCCCGCGCTCGCGCATGCCGGAGATGTTCGCCGCGATCGAGCGGATCTCCGAGCGGTACGGCATCCCCATCCCGACCGTCGCCCACGCCGGCGACGGCAACCTGCACCCCAACTTCGTCTACACCGGCGACACGGTGCCCGACGCCGTGTGGGATGCGGCGAACGACCTGTTCCGGACCGCCATCGCCCTCGGCGGCACCCTCACCGGCGAGCACGGCGTCGGCGTGCTCAAGCGGCGCTGGCTCGCGGACGAGGTCGGACCGGACTCCTACGAGTTGCAGGTGAAGCTGAAGTCCGTGTTCGACCCCCTCGGCATCCTGAACCCGGGCAAGGTCTTCGGCGGCGCCTGA
- a CDS encoding AlkA N-terminal domain-containing protein, with product MSAAGVTLVDMSTLQHPPSVATTGPATGAAVTGSDGPLADPVFAERYRAMSAKDARFDGQFITGVHTTGIYCRPSCPAVTPKPGNVTFYLTAAAAHEAGLRACKRCLPDAVPGSPEWNVRDDLAARAMRLIADGTVEREGVPGLARRLGYTPRHLNRVLTAELGAGPLALARAHRAQTARLLLTGSDLPITDVAFAAGFSSVRQFNETMAEVYRLTPGAIRTAARRSPAAAHREPGTVTLSLRLPARAPFDGASVLGFLAARAIDGMEVAGADASQGGVGYARALRLPHGPAMVRLTLTGTSESPAVQCDASLADVADLAPLVARVRRLLDLDADAEAIGAALAADPALAPSVAAAPGLRVPGAVDAEEIVFRALIGQQVSVAAARTALTRLTDALGEPIDLPVPGGGTLTRLFPTAAAIAERGREVLRGPSRRIDAIVGAAAALADGRLSIDVGESRDDLERRLMELPGIGPWTAGYVALRVLGSPDILLTGDLALRQGAARLGLPGDARGLAEYGARWAPWRSYAGLHLWRA from the coding sequence ATGTCGGCGGCGGGTGTCACGCTGGTGGACATGAGCACGCTGCAGCATCCCCCGTCCGTCGCGACGACCGGCCCGGCGACGGGCGCTGCCGTCACCGGCTCCGACGGCCCGCTCGCCGACCCGGTGTTCGCCGAGCGCTACCGGGCGATGAGCGCCAAGGATGCGCGTTTCGACGGGCAATTCATCACCGGCGTGCACACCACCGGCATCTACTGCCGCCCGAGCTGCCCGGCGGTGACGCCGAAGCCCGGCAACGTCACCTTCTATCTGACGGCGGCGGCCGCGCACGAGGCGGGTCTCCGCGCCTGCAAGCGCTGCCTCCCGGACGCCGTGCCCGGTTCACCGGAATGGAACGTCCGCGACGACCTCGCCGCCCGCGCCATGCGCCTCATCGCCGACGGCACGGTGGAACGGGAGGGTGTCCCTGGCCTCGCGCGCCGGCTCGGCTACACCCCGCGGCACCTGAACCGCGTGCTCACCGCCGAGCTCGGTGCCGGCCCGCTCGCGCTCGCCCGCGCCCACCGTGCGCAGACTGCGCGCCTGCTCCTGACCGGCAGCGACCTGCCGATCACCGATGTGGCCTTCGCCGCCGGCTTCAGCAGCGTCCGTCAGTTCAACGAGACCATGGCCGAGGTCTACCGGCTGACGCCCGGCGCCATCCGGACCGCGGCTCGCCGCTCCCCCGCCGCCGCGCACCGCGAGCCCGGCACGGTGACACTGAGCCTGCGGCTTCCCGCCCGCGCACCGTTCGATGGCGCGTCGGTGCTCGGCTTCCTCGCGGCCCGCGCGATCGACGGGATGGAGGTCGCCGGCGCGGACGCGAGCCAGGGCGGCGTCGGGTACGCCCGGGCTCTCCGGCTCCCCCACGGCCCGGCGATGGTGCGACTGACCCTCACCGGCACGTCCGAATCCCCCGCGGTCCAGTGCGACGCGTCCCTCGCCGACGTCGCCGACCTGGCTCCTCTCGTCGCGCGCGTGCGCCGGCTGCTCGACCTCGACGCGGACGCCGAGGCCATCGGCGCCGCGCTGGCCGCCGACCCCGCACTCGCGCCCAGCGTCGCGGCCGCCCCCGGGCTCCGCGTGCCCGGGGCGGTGGATGCGGAGGAGATCGTCTTCCGCGCCCTCATCGGACAGCAGGTGTCGGTCGCCGCAGCCCGCACCGCGCTGACCCGCCTCACCGACGCGCTCGGCGAGCCCATCGACCTCCCGGTGCCCGGAGGCGGCACCCTCACCCGACTCTTCCCCACCGCCGCCGCGATCGCCGAGCGCGGGCGGGAGGTGCTCCGCGGGCCGTCCCGCCGGATCGACGCGATCGTCGGTGCCGCCGCGGCGCTGGCCGACGGTCGCCTCAGCATCGACGTCGGCGAGTCGCGCGACGACCTCGAACGCCGACTGATGGAACTGCCGGGCATCGGGCCGTGGACAGCCGGCTACGTCGCCCTGCGGGTGCTGGGCAGCCCGGACATCCTGCTCACCGGCGATCTGGCGCTCCGGCAGGGTGCCGCGCGGCTCGGCCTCCCCGGGGATGCGCGCGGGCTAGCGGAGTACGGCGCGCGCTGGGCGCCGTGGCGCAGCTACGCCGGGCTCCACCTGTGGCGGGCATAG
- a CDS encoding glycosyltransferase: protein MPSLSVVIPALDDAEMLARCLDDLAAQLRPADEIIVVDNGSSDGTADVARAAGARVVEQPQRGIWPAASTGYDAATGDIIARLDADSRPPADWLLHIEAELVDAPEVGVLTGRGVFYDGNTVVAGLGQVLYIGGYFWSMGIWLGNPPIFGSNFAMRREVWLDVRDRVHRDRGDIHDDLDLAFHLSLDTVVRYDERLTVGISARPFSTWRGFGRRLRWAYTTLSMHLPDQSPWRRRIARRRLAHDRERDAPGAVA from the coding sequence GTGCCCTCCCTGTCCGTCGTCATCCCGGCCCTCGATGACGCCGAGATGCTCGCCCGCTGCCTGGACGACCTCGCCGCGCAGCTCCGACCCGCGGACGAGATCATCGTGGTGGACAACGGCAGCAGCGACGGCACCGCCGATGTCGCGCGCGCCGCGGGCGCCCGCGTCGTCGAGCAGCCGCAGCGCGGGATCTGGCCCGCCGCATCCACCGGCTACGACGCCGCGACCGGCGACATCATCGCGCGGCTGGATGCCGACTCGCGCCCGCCGGCCGATTGGCTGCTCCACATCGAGGCTGAACTCGTCGACGCCCCGGAGGTCGGCGTGCTCACCGGCCGCGGCGTGTTCTACGACGGCAACACGGTCGTCGCCGGTCTCGGGCAGGTGCTCTACATCGGCGGCTACTTCTGGTCGATGGGGATCTGGCTGGGGAACCCGCCCATCTTCGGCTCCAACTTCGCCATGCGCCGCGAGGTGTGGCTGGATGTGCGCGACCGCGTCCACCGCGACCGTGGCGACATCCACGACGACCTGGACCTCGCCTTCCACCTGAGCCTCGACACCGTCGTCCGGTACGACGAGCGGCTCACCGTCGGGATCTCGGCGCGCCCGTTCTCCACCTGGCGCGGCTTCGGGCGGCGGCTGCGCTGGGCGTACACGACGCTCAGCATGCACCTTCCGGACCAGTCGCCCTGGCGGCGTCGCATCGCCCGCCGCCGACTGGCGCACGACAGGGAGCGCGACGCGCCGGGCGCGGTCGCATGA
- a CDS encoding fumarylacetoacetate hydrolase family protein → MRFSHLSNAADPGPRLAAVIGDGALFLDEVMARPPRDLQELIERGEDGLAEVRAVVAEAEAAGRELPAVHELRHASAVLRPPHVIAIGANYAAHASELKLRSEKAATVFNLWPNSLAGHGGTTTWPADLSTQVDYEAELGVVIGRPARNVSVQDALDYVWGYTVVNDITARDLQFSEAQWSRCKSFDGFTPTGPVVVTADEIPDPQDLWLTTNVDGAILQDASTADMVRSVPELIEFLSRSATIPPGTLISTGSPGGAGYSRTPPVFLRDRSTVTVSIGGIGYLTTYCRVT, encoded by the coding sequence GTGAGATTCTCGCACCTCAGCAACGCCGCAGATCCCGGGCCCCGCCTGGCAGCCGTCATCGGAGACGGAGCCCTCTTCCTCGACGAAGTGATGGCCCGGCCGCCGCGGGACCTGCAGGAGCTCATCGAACGGGGCGAGGACGGACTCGCCGAGGTGCGCGCGGTGGTCGCCGAGGCCGAAGCCGCCGGTCGCGAGCTGCCAGCGGTGCACGAGCTGCGCCACGCCTCCGCTGTGCTCCGCCCGCCGCACGTCATCGCGATCGGGGCGAACTACGCCGCGCACGCCTCCGAGCTGAAGCTGCGGAGCGAGAAGGCGGCGACCGTCTTCAACCTCTGGCCGAACTCCCTGGCCGGGCACGGCGGTACGACGACCTGGCCGGCCGACCTCTCCACCCAGGTCGACTATGAAGCCGAACTGGGGGTGGTGATCGGCCGTCCGGCGCGGAACGTCTCCGTGCAGGACGCCCTCGACTACGTCTGGGGCTACACCGTGGTCAACGACATCACCGCCCGCGACCTGCAGTTCTCGGAGGCGCAGTGGTCGCGGTGCAAGTCGTTCGACGGCTTCACCCCCACCGGTCCCGTGGTCGTCACGGCGGACGAGATCCCCGACCCGCAGGACCTCTGGCTGACCACCAACGTCGACGGTGCGATCCTGCAGGATGCGTCGACGGCCGACATGGTCCGCAGTGTCCCGGAGCTGATCGAGTTCCTCTCCCGCTCCGCCACCATCCCACCGGGAACCCTGATCTCCACCGGGAGCCCGGGCGGCGCGGGGTACTCGCGCACCCCTCCCGTCTTCCTCCGCGACCGGTCCACCGTCACGGTCTCCATCGGCGGGATCGGCTACCTCACCACGTACTGCCGCGTCACCTGA
- a CDS encoding alpha/beta fold hydrolase: MAVSIGERRPVTGGDDEAARLDAALPDIDWSVAPVGTVFSRFRAPSGELAVAALGDPADPRVVLIPGVTGSKEDFYLLAPILVAAGYYVQSFDLAGQYESADAGPVPGGRYTYGLLVADVVAFLRDGGPAHVLGYSFAGILSQLALVEHPELFRSLTLLTAPPEPGQSFRGVRIIGALSWFATPHIGASLMIWGITTNKNKVSDSRLAFVRSRFAFTRRSSVDDIVGLMKRVPDVRARVAASGIPLLVVTGDHDLWPTHLHAANAKALGAHLAVYRTGHSPCETAPHQLGRDMIALFREAEARER; encoded by the coding sequence TTGGCTGTGTCCATCGGAGAGAGGCGTCCGGTCACGGGCGGGGACGACGAGGCTGCGCGCCTCGATGCCGCGCTGCCCGATATCGACTGGTCGGTCGCGCCCGTCGGCACGGTGTTCTCGCGCTTCCGCGCCCCCAGCGGCGAGCTGGCGGTCGCCGCGCTGGGCGATCCCGCCGATCCCCGCGTCGTCCTGATCCCCGGGGTGACCGGCTCCAAGGAGGACTTCTACCTCCTGGCGCCGATCCTCGTCGCGGCCGGCTACTACGTGCAGAGTTTCGACCTGGCCGGGCAGTACGAATCGGCGGATGCCGGCCCTGTGCCCGGCGGCCGCTACACCTACGGCCTGCTCGTGGCCGACGTCGTCGCGTTCCTGCGCGACGGCGGTCCGGCGCACGTTCTCGGCTACTCGTTCGCGGGGATCCTGTCGCAACTGGCGCTGGTGGAGCATCCCGAGCTCTTCCGGTCGCTCACCCTCCTGACCGCACCGCCCGAGCCCGGGCAGTCGTTCCGCGGCGTTCGGATCATCGGGGCGCTCAGCTGGTTCGCGACGCCCCACATCGGCGCGAGCCTCATGATCTGGGGCATCACGACGAACAAGAACAAGGTGTCCGACAGCCGGCTGGCGTTCGTGCGGTCGCGGTTCGCGTTCACCCGCCGCTCCAGCGTCGACGACATCGTCGGGCTGATGAAGCGGGTACCGGATGTGCGTGCGCGCGTCGCCGCCAGCGGCATCCCGCTCCTCGTCGTCACGGGTGATCACGACCTCTGGCCGACCCACCTGCACGCCGCGAACGCGAAGGCCCTCGGCGCCCACCTCGCCGTCTACCGCACCGGGCACAGCCCCTGCGAGACCGCCCCGCACCAGCTGGGTCGCGACATGATCGCCCTCTTCCGCGAGGCCGAGGCGCGCGAGCGCTGA
- a CDS encoding ABC transporter substrate-binding protein — MPRGERRIVDRFLRSLERVPGVHVVDAGALLLQVLTPDHRIVEVRVEEDALLANARLVADDAALHGLSGTDSVDRSFTLFFLHMQAAVGSGPLRGVRRLRYTARGVVPDGRAGTETQPRIQ, encoded by the coding sequence ATGCCGCGAGGCGAGAGACGGATCGTGGACCGCTTCCTGCGGTCGCTGGAACGGGTGCCGGGCGTCCACGTCGTGGATGCCGGCGCACTGCTGCTGCAGGTGCTGACCCCGGACCACCGGATCGTGGAGGTGCGGGTGGAGGAGGATGCGCTGCTCGCCAACGCCCGCCTGGTCGCCGACGACGCGGCTCTGCACGGGCTGTCCGGCACCGACAGCGTCGACCGGTCCTTTACCCTGTTCTTCCTGCACATGCAGGCGGCCGTAGGGTCCGGTCCGCTGCGGGGGGTGCGCAGGCTCCGCTACACCGCTCGGGGCGTGGTCCCGGACGGGCGCGCTGGAACGGAGACACAGCCGCGCATTCAATAG
- a CDS encoding aspartate ammonia-lyase, whose translation MDESKTAPIPVVTPSGLVVTDASENVSDVPTPSAEGRPTRIETDSLGSREIPADAYWGIHTSRALENFPIAKRPISVYPDLIVALASVKQAAARANAEIGVLEAHKAELIDRACQLIIDGRYHDQFVVGVMQGGAGTSTNMNANEVIANIALELDGHEKGDYSHLHPIDDVNRSQSTNDTYPTAIKIGLTFALGHLLDELALLRDSFAAKAAEFRNILKVGRTQLQDAVPMTLGQEFHGFATTLTEDHARLTETKWLLAEINLGATAIGTGITADPGYAAAAVRHLNVITGLNLETAPDLIESTSDAGAFMSFSGSLKRSAIKLSKICNDLRLLSSGPQAGLGEINLPARQAGSSIMPGKVNPVIPEVVNQVAFSVAGADVTVTMAAEGGQLQLNAFEPVIAHSLLQSITWMAQAFRTLRINCVDGITANEERLGAMVGSSVGVITALTPHIGYAASAALAKSALLTGRNVADLVVEAKLMSREEVTRLLSPARLSGLEVVTTAIPVIQADAIREARSDTE comes from the coding sequence ATGGACGAGTCGAAGACAGCCCCCATCCCCGTCGTCACCCCGTCCGGACTCGTCGTCACCGATGCGTCCGAGAACGTCTCCGACGTCCCGACCCCCAGCGCGGAGGGGCGCCCGACCCGCATCGAGACCGATTCGCTCGGCAGCCGCGAGATCCCGGCCGACGCGTACTGGGGCATCCACACCTCGCGCGCGCTGGAGAACTTCCCGATCGCCAAGCGCCCGATCTCCGTCTACCCGGACCTCATCGTCGCCCTGGCCAGCGTCAAGCAGGCCGCAGCACGCGCCAACGCCGAGATCGGGGTGCTGGAGGCGCACAAGGCCGAGCTGATCGACCGCGCCTGCCAGCTCATCATCGACGGCCGGTACCACGACCAGTTCGTGGTCGGCGTCATGCAGGGCGGCGCCGGAACCTCGACCAACATGAACGCGAACGAGGTCATCGCCAACATCGCGCTCGAGCTCGACGGGCACGAGAAGGGCGACTACTCCCACCTGCACCCGATCGACGACGTCAACCGCAGTCAGAGCACGAACGACACGTACCCGACCGCCATCAAGATCGGCCTCACCTTCGCGCTCGGGCACCTGCTCGACGAGCTCGCGCTGCTGCGGGACTCGTTCGCGGCCAAGGCGGCCGAGTTCCGCAACATCCTGAAGGTCGGCCGGACGCAGCTGCAGGATGCCGTGCCCATGACCCTGGGCCAGGAGTTCCACGGCTTCGCCACCACGCTGACGGAGGACCACGCGCGCCTGACCGAGACGAAGTGGCTGCTCGCCGAGATCAACCTCGGTGCGACCGCGATCGGCACGGGGATCACCGCGGATCCGGGCTACGCCGCCGCCGCCGTCCGTCACCTGAACGTCATCACCGGCCTGAACCTCGAGACCGCTCCCGACCTCATCGAGTCCACAAGCGACGCCGGCGCGTTCATGTCGTTCTCCGGCTCGCTGAAGCGCAGCGCGATCAAGCTCTCGAAGATCTGCAACGACCTCCGCCTGCTCTCCTCCGGACCCCAGGCGGGTCTCGGCGAGATCAATCTCCCGGCCCGCCAGGCCGGCTCGAGCATCATGCCCGGCAAGGTCAACCCCGTCATCCCCGAGGTCGTCAACCAGGTGGCCTTCTCGGTCGCCGGCGCGGACGTGACGGTCACCATGGCGGCCGAGGGCGGCCAGCTGCAGCTCAACGCCTTCGAGCCGGTCATCGCGCACTCCCTGCTGCAGAGCATCACGTGGATGGCGCAGGCGTTCCGCACGCTCCGGATCAACTGCGTGGACGGCATCACGGCGAACGAGGAGCGCCTCGGCGCGATGGTCGGGTCGTCCGTCGGCGTGATCACCGCGCTCACCCCGCACATCGGCTACGCCGCCTCCGCCGCGCTCGCCAAGTCGGCCCTCCTGACCGGCCGCAACGTCGCCGACCTCGTCGTCGAGGCGAAGCTGATGAGCCGCGAGGAGGTCACCCGGCTGCTGTCGCCCGCCCGTCTGAGCGGCCTGGAAGTCGTCACGACGGCCATCCCGGTGATCCAGGCGGACGCCATCCGCGAGGCACGCTCCGATACCGAGTGA